Proteins encoded by one window of Dialister pneumosintes:
- a CDS encoding GNAT family N-acetyltransferase: protein MNFLDIRNCTKEDLSAVKYIYNTCMKEISCAYIPYTMETLQDFYKIKVEKKEPFLVATYQGEVVAFTTYTLFIDWFMPIRTIDYGIYVKKSARGKGIAKQLIHILFILAYKQGYRMANACIDFHNVASIRMHEKMGFHCIGSFNKQSKGIDYIRKVLIYQKELII from the coding sequence ATGAATTTTTTGGATATTAGAAATTGTACAAAAGAAGATTTATCAGCAGTTAAATATATTTATAACACCTGTATGAAAGAAATATCCTGTGCATATATTCCTTATACTATGGAAACGCTGCAAGATTTTTATAAGATAAAAGTAGAGAAAAAAGAACCTTTCTTAGTAGCAACTTATCAAGGAGAAGTAGTTGCATTTACTACTTACACATTGTTTATAGATTGGTTCATGCCTATAAGAACTATTGATTATGGAATTTATGTAAAGAAAAGTGCTCGAGGTAAGGGAATTGCTAAGCAATTAATACATATATTGTTCATTTTGGCATATAAACAAGGCTATAGAATGGCCAACGCTTGTATTGATTTTCATAATGTAGCATCAATTCGTATGCATGAAAAAATGGGTTTTCATTGTATAGGTAGTTTCAACAAACAGAGTAAAGGGATTGACTATATAAGAAAAGTGTTAATATATCAGAAAGAGCTTATAATCTAA
- a CDS encoding cation:proton antiporter, with product MHIEFTSLAIIAVTSAIIPMIAKSIPKKIIPETVLLLVAGAALGPYGAGIIDSNSESIHLLSEIGCSLLFLLAGYEIDPKSLTGSDGRHGLYTWIATFILAIVTAMAVPIFATGSHGIIATALLLTTTALGTLMPIMKERDLLGTRIGDLILSYGTWGELAVVLAVAILLSARATWQTAAILGSLFIGCVWISHLGSKAIKDGNAIYRFLNSKDGASSQTSIRVTLLLLILLVTFSAIFELDIVLGAFAAGFVLRYIIPDGAHSLETKLEGMAYGFFIPIFFMVSGCSVDFKKVAAHPDYLLLFIVALVLVRSLPIILSLTLRKSTRKEISLHNRMSVAFYCTTALPLIVAITIIATRQGLMHPDVASVLVAAGAISIFMMPLLASIAYRVVDAEPISALKEIFQHPLDLHEIFQSHIEIAENHLEEEELQMSIWRCARVSALKESLNAIKNTKERNEAYQLAAKHMKELSKFHQKQLQNKQSLLHRQYLEMCKLYHTYHVGDAPDEKDWAALIDCSKK from the coding sequence ATGCATATTGAATTTACCTCATTAGCAATCATAGCTGTAACTTCTGCTATCATTCCGATGATTGCTAAATCTATTCCTAAAAAAATTATTCCTGAAACAGTACTTCTATTAGTTGCCGGTGCTGCACTGGGGCCTTATGGAGCAGGGATTATCGATTCCAACAGTGAGTCTATTCATCTCCTATCCGAAATAGGCTGTTCTCTTTTATTCCTTTTGGCTGGATATGAAATTGATCCGAAATCACTTACCGGTTCTGATGGTAGACATGGACTTTATACATGGATTGCAACTTTTATTCTAGCTATTGTAACGGCTATGGCAGTTCCTATTTTTGCAACGGGTTCACACGGTATCATTGCAACAGCACTTCTACTTACAACCACCGCCTTAGGAACACTCATGCCCATTATGAAAGAGCGTGACTTATTAGGAACACGTATTGGAGATTTAATTCTTTCTTACGGCACATGGGGTGAACTGGCTGTTGTATTGGCAGTAGCTATTTTACTTTCTGCTCGTGCTACTTGGCAAACAGCTGCCATTTTAGGTTCTTTATTTATTGGTTGTGTGTGGATTTCACATCTAGGATCTAAAGCCATTAAAGACGGCAATGCCATCTATCGTTTTCTAAATTCTAAAGATGGCGCTTCTTCACAAACCTCCATTCGAGTTACACTTTTATTACTTATTCTTTTAGTCACGTTTTCAGCTATTTTTGAGTTAGATATCGTACTCGGTGCCTTTGCAGCCGGTTTCGTACTTCGTTATATTATTCCGGACGGAGCACATAGTTTAGAAACAAAGCTGGAAGGCATGGCATACGGATTCTTTATTCCTATATTCTTCATGGTTTCCGGTTGTTCAGTCGATTTCAAAAAAGTAGCGGCTCATCCTGATTACTTATTACTCTTTATTGTAGCCTTGGTTCTAGTACGTTCACTTCCAATCATCCTTTCTCTTACACTTAGAAAATCCACCCGAAAAGAAATTTCTTTACATAATCGTATGTCAGTAGCTTTTTATTGTACAACTGCATTACCGCTCATCGTAGCAATTACAATTATCGCAACCAGACAAGGACTTATGCATCCGGATGTTGCCTCCGTATTAGTAGCAGCAGGAGCTATCAGTATCTTTATGATGCCGCTTCTCGCATCTATTGCATATCGAGTAGTCGATGCAGAACCGATTTCCGCATTAAAAGAAATTTTTCAACATCCATTGGATTTACATGAAATTTTTCAAAGCCATATCGAAATTGCGGAAAATCATTTAGAAGAAGAAGAACTGCAGATGTCAATCTGGCGTTGTGCACGTGTAAGTGCTTTAAAAGAGAGTTTAAATGCTATAAAAAATACAAAAGAAAGAAATGAGGCCTATCAACTCGCTGCTAAGCATATGAAAGAATTATCTAAATTTCATCAAAAACAACTTCAAAATAAACAATCACTTCTACATAGACAATATTTAGAAATGTGTAAGTTATATCATACCTATCATGTAGGCGATGCACCGGACGAAAAAGACTGGGCCGCACTTATTGATTGTAGTAAAAAATAA
- a CDS encoding MFS transporter — MEQIHINNWKQIIYTIAAIQVGTGVTIIGVLSFIPLFLVELGLSDAGEAAFWAGLVSGITPMMVSFSAPYWTRKAEEFGARKILTLILGLITIVTFACFFVKNPCQLFILRMTQGLMGGFVPVCASLTVKFTPKERMTWGLGIFQAANVMGIMFGPVIGGVVADLFGYRVPFLVFGLLALCSLIGTLLFIPNVKAEKKPKESILQSIFYFLENPTVRLMIFLQFLCNFAMTGIGPILPLYIRSMMGIDTHIVATVVGIIVFIAGGASAMASMYVSKLTVRYPMYKILMTSTLLCGIFFVLQYMMSTVWELGLFRALTGMSMGLVMPIANTVITLAVPEERRGTVFGVTTSLSLWGNVVGPVFTGVLAMQCGYGSVFWSTAFIFIFATILIKIQRERIVIDDRKRI; from the coding sequence ATGGAACAAATACATATAAATAACTGGAAGCAAATTATTTACACCATAGCCGCTATTCAAGTAGGGACCGGTGTTACGATTATAGGGGTGCTTTCCTTTATTCCTCTGTTTTTAGTAGAATTGGGATTGTCAGATGCAGGTGAAGCGGCTTTTTGGGCAGGACTGGTTTCAGGCATTACTCCGATGATGGTTAGCTTTTCAGCTCCTTATTGGACAAGAAAAGCGGAAGAATTTGGTGCACGAAAAATCCTTACTTTGATTTTAGGTCTTATTACAATAGTAACTTTTGCTTGTTTTTTTGTGAAAAATCCATGTCAATTATTTATTCTTCGTATGACACAAGGGCTTATGGGAGGGTTTGTTCCTGTTTGCGCATCTTTAACTGTAAAGTTTACACCTAAAGAGAGAATGACTTGGGGACTGGGAATCTTTCAAGCTGCTAATGTTATGGGGATTATGTTCGGACCGGTTATTGGAGGGGTAGTAGCAGATTTATTTGGATATAGAGTTCCTTTTCTTGTGTTTGGATTATTAGCATTATGCAGTTTAATTGGGACTTTATTATTTATCCCGAATGTAAAAGCTGAAAAGAAGCCGAAGGAGTCTATTTTACAAAGTATATTTTATTTTTTAGAAAATCCGACAGTACGTCTTATGATTTTTCTACAATTTTTATGTAATTTTGCAATGACCGGAATAGGTCCTATTTTACCTTTGTATATTCGTAGTATGATGGGAATCGATACACATATAGTTGCAACTGTGGTTGGAATTATTGTTTTTATAGCCGGCGGTGCAAGTGCTATGGCTTCCATGTATGTATCGAAGTTAACTGTACGATACCCTATGTATAAAATTCTTATGACGTCTACCCTGCTGTGTGGAATATTTTTTGTTTTGCAATATATGATGTCTACGGTATGGGAATTGGGGTTATTTCGTGCATTAACCGGAATGTCGATGGGATTGGTCATGCCTATTGCAAATACAGTTATTACTTTAGCTGTTCCTGAAGAAAGGCGAGGAACTGTTTTTGGAGTGACAACCAGTTTGTCTCTTTGGGGAAATGTGGTAGGTCCTGTTTTTACCGGTGTGTTGGCCATGCAATGTGGATATGGTTCTGTATTTTGGAGTACTGCATTTATATTTATTTTTGCAACTATATTAATCAAAATACAGAGAGAAAGAATAGTGATAGATGATAGAAAAAGGATTTGA
- a CDS encoding MATE family efflux transporter, which translates to MGNRNGVDLIHGTLFKKILFMAMPLALTGIIQQFFNAADIAMIGRFVDKDAMAAVGSSAPIITTLISLFIGLSIGTNVVLAAFIGKNEIDNVKKTVHTSIVLAILSGILLTVIGEILTYPLLVWLEVPVEIIGTAELYLRILFIEMPFGLLYNFESSIFRAIGDTKTPLLALIIGGIIKVFLNLIILLVLDFGASGVAIGSIIANFISAAILYVRLRKTTTILHVEPSALLISYDILKRILKIGIPAGLQGVVFCLSNLLIQSALNSLGAEVMAASAAGYNIEIFVYFMMYSFAQVNTTVVGQNYGAGQLERCRRATKICFLQTAIFSVFIVAVVVYFAEPLLQLFTVDETVIEYGKIRLFYVIGFEWINTILDLLAGSLRGYGNSTIPAVISLIGICGVRITWVYTVFVENPTMKTLMLCYPVSWTVASVILWITYIYYVRQLEKTMGYSSQ; encoded by the coding sequence ATGGGAAATCGCAATGGTGTAGATTTGATTCACGGCACTTTATTTAAGAAAATTTTATTTATGGCTATGCCACTTGCATTGACCGGAATTATACAACAATTTTTTAATGCAGCAGATATTGCTATGATTGGAAGATTTGTAGATAAAGATGCGATGGCTGCTGTAGGTAGTAGTGCACCCATCATAACGACTCTCATTAGCTTATTTATCGGACTTTCTATCGGCACTAATGTAGTGTTAGCTGCTTTCATTGGGAAGAATGAAATAGACAATGTGAAGAAAACGGTACATACTTCTATTGTTCTTGCTATACTGTCGGGAATACTATTAACGGTAATAGGAGAAATTCTTACATACCCTTTATTAGTTTGGTTAGAAGTGCCTGTTGAAATTATAGGTACGGCGGAATTATATCTACGGATTTTATTTATAGAAATGCCTTTTGGGTTACTTTATAATTTTGAGTCTTCTATTTTTCGTGCAATTGGAGATACTAAAACACCACTTCTTGCACTGATTATTGGAGGAATTATTAAAGTATTTTTAAATTTAATTATTTTATTAGTACTTGATTTTGGAGCCAGTGGAGTGGCTATCGGTTCGATTATAGCGAATTTCATAAGTGCAGCTATTCTATATGTCCGTTTAAGAAAAACTACAACTATTCTCCATGTAGAACCTTCTGCTTTATTAATAAGCTATGATATTTTAAAACGTATTTTAAAAATTGGGATTCCTGCCGGATTGCAAGGAGTGGTATTTTGCTTATCCAATTTGTTAATTCAGAGTGCATTGAACAGTTTAGGTGCGGAAGTAATGGCAGCATCGGCAGCAGGGTATAATATAGAAATATTTGTTTACTTTATGATGTATTCTTTTGCACAGGTAAATACTACTGTAGTAGGTCAAAATTATGGAGCAGGACAATTGGAACGGTGCAGACGAGCTACTAAAATCTGTTTTTTACAAACAGCGATCTTCTCTGTATTTATTGTTGCTGTTGTAGTTTATTTTGCAGAACCTTTATTACAGTTGTTTACTGTTGATGAGACGGTTATAGAATATGGAAAAATTCGACTTTTTTATGTAATCGGTTTTGAATGGATTAATACTATTTTAGATTTATTGGCAGGAAGTTTACGAGGTTATGGAAACTCTACAATACCTGCTGTTATTTCATTAATTGGAATTTGTGGAGTTAGGATTACTTGGGTATATACCGTTTTTGTTGAGAATCCTACGATGAAAACTTTAATGTTGTGTTATCCGGTAAGTTGGACAGTCGCTTCTGTTATTTTATGGATAACTTATATTTATTATGTACGACAGTTGGAAAAAACTATGGGATATAGTAGTCAATAA
- a CDS encoding DMT family transporter: MSYFSPHILGILLAALGALFWGASGIAAQYLLDIQQLDPAQLTSLRMTSAGILLLVIAYITPNAHIFFIWKDKKSIPSLIIFGIIGLFSTQFTYFVAIKYSNAAAATVLQYLLPLIIVGWNCLTEKRFPFFKEIICTLLAFIGTFLLVTKGEIGTLSISIKALIWGIISAFAAAIYNLQSRSLIQKYGAASVIGWGLLIGGTTSLPITQPWKFIGILDIYTLSAFLFVVIVGTILSFCFYLSSSKYLSPIEMSIIAAIEPIASVILSILIFNQLFTWTELAGIGLIISAILAVSIY, encoded by the coding sequence ATGTCTTATTTTTCACCACATATACTAGGTATACTATTAGCTGCCTTAGGTGCACTTTTCTGGGGTGCTTCAGGTATTGCTGCTCAATACCTTTTAGATATACAACAATTAGACCCTGCACAACTTACCAGTCTTCGTATGACATCTGCAGGTATTCTTCTACTTGTTATCGCATACATTACTCCCAATGCTCATATATTTTTTATATGGAAAGATAAAAAAAGTATTCCCTCTCTTATTATTTTTGGCATTATCGGATTATTTTCAACACAATTTACTTATTTTGTTGCTATCAAATATAGCAATGCAGCAGCTGCTACTGTACTACAATATCTTTTACCTCTTATCATTGTAGGGTGGAATTGCCTTACTGAAAAACGATTTCCCTTTTTTAAAGAAATTATATGCACCTTATTAGCTTTTATAGGCACTTTTCTATTAGTAACAAAAGGAGAAATAGGTACCCTTTCAATTTCTATAAAAGCTCTTATTTGGGGAATTATATCTGCTTTTGCCGCTGCCATTTATAACCTGCAATCCCGAAGTCTTATTCAAAAATATGGTGCAGCATCCGTTATCGGCTGGGGACTTCTCATTGGTGGAACTACATCTCTTCCCATAACACAACCGTGGAAATTTATCGGTATATTAGATATTTACACATTATCTGCTTTTTTATTTGTAGTTATTGTCGGAACTATTTTATCCTTCTGTTTCTATTTAAGCAGTTCCAAATATCTTTCACCTATAGAAATGTCTATTATTGCTGCCATTGAACCGATTGCATCCGTTATCTTATCTATACTTATCTTCAACCAACTGTTTACATGGACAGAGTTAGCCGGTATTGGGCTTATTATTTCAGCCATTCTTGCTGTATCTATTTATTAG
- a CDS encoding type II secretion system protein, with the protein MYFLRRKGFTFLEVMIVVLIIGVIAAAVMPNFIGVTDEAKIARIKTDLSTIGTAVELYHVKHGIYPKSISELIKDTNGEGSYLKAVPTAPDESATYELNSSTGEITCVFKNIEYSSYGSTNKK; encoded by the coding sequence ATGTATTTTCTTAGAAGAAAAGGTTTTACGTTTTTAGAAGTGATGATTGTAGTTTTGATTATCGGAGTTATAGCAGCTGCCGTTATGCCAAATTTTATTGGAGTAACGGATGAAGCTAAAATAGCACGGATAAAAACGGATTTAAGTACAATAGGAACAGCTGTTGAGTTGTATCATGTTAAGCATGGGATTTATCCGAAATCTATTTCTGAATTAATAAAAGATACAAATGGAGAAGGATCTTATTTAAAAGCGGTTCCTACTGCTCCGGATGAATCTGCTACTTATGAATTAAATTCTTCAACCGGAGAAATTACTTGTGTATTTAAAAACATAGAATACTCTTCCTATGGAAGCACAAACAAAAAGTAA
- a CDS encoding prepilin peptidase: MSLISKGKRLGDPRYGVPCFGAISILCTGFLLLVGWKEYVRNIFLLILLRFPSWEDWQNLMVSDVWSVLIFISGILFVKHSFYTLLISYGILSTFWSLIFIWKKEAVGIGDVLISFAISSWLAPLEVLLFLWSSFAIGGVISIGITLIRGKQEKTPFVPFLSLGGIIAYVWGKEIILWYASIL; encoded by the coding sequence ATGTCTTTAATTAGCAAAGGAAAACGATTAGGAGATCCTCGATATGGTGTCCCTTGTTTTGGTGCTATTAGTATTCTATGTACGGGATTCTTGTTATTGGTAGGATGGAAGGAATATGTTCGGAATATTTTTCTTTTAATTTTATTGAGGTTTCCCTCTTGGGAAGATTGGCAAAATTTGATGGTATCAGATGTATGGAGTGTTCTTATATTTATTTCCGGAATTTTATTTGTTAAACATTCTTTTTATACTCTATTAATATCGTATGGTATATTATCTACTTTTTGGAGTTTAATTTTTATATGGAAAAAAGAGGCTGTAGGAATAGGAGATGTTCTTATTTCTTTTGCTATTAGCTCTTGGTTAGCACCACTGGAAGTTTTATTGTTCTTGTGGAGCTCCTTTGCTATCGGAGGGGTTATAAGCATAGGGATTACGTTGATACGCGGTAAACAAGAGAAAACTCCATTTGTCCCTTTTTTGTCACTTGGGGGGATAATTGCTTATGTTTGGGGAAAAGAAATTATTCTTTGGTATGCATCTATTTTATAA
- a CDS encoding shikimate kinase, with amino-acid sequence MKKRNIVLIGPMGTGKSRAARILADGLDWQLADTDRIMEKETGMKMADYWRKVGAEEFQRKELEIIRRVRFFHEAVIAVGGNYPMTEQKFQLLKKHGLIVLMYANSYRLVERVKRRIGKRPTMDYNDVDGFVRRMSRKWVKWTKRADLVINTTCKHPEQSALMVARFMDRHHIKFMKQKHNHVEHRHGKSKLHRHKRSH; translated from the coding sequence ATGAAGAAGAGAAATATAGTTCTTATCGGACCGATGGGAACGGGTAAAAGTAGAGCGGCGCGGATTTTAGCTGATGGATTAGATTGGCAATTGGCTGATACAGACCGCATTATGGAAAAAGAAACCGGTATGAAAATGGCAGACTATTGGAGAAAAGTAGGGGCGGAAGAATTTCAAAGGAAAGAATTGGAAATTATCCGTCGTGTAAGATTTTTTCATGAAGCTGTTATTGCCGTTGGTGGAAACTATCCTATGACAGAACAAAAATTTCAATTATTGAAAAAGCATGGATTGATAGTTTTAATGTATGCGAATTCTTATCGTTTAGTAGAACGTGTAAAGCGACGAATAGGGAAAAGACCCACTATGGATTATAATGATGTGGACGGTTTTGTTAGAAGAATGAGTCGTAAGTGGGTTAAATGGACAAAACGTGCTGATCTTGTGATTAATACTACGTGTAAACATCCTGAGCAATCTGCACTGATGGTAGCTCGTTTTATGGATCGTCATCATATTAAGTTTATGAAACAAAAGCATAATCATGTAGAACATAGACATGGAAAGTCGAAATTGCATAGACACAAAAGAAGTCATTAA
- a CDS encoding ATP-dependent 6-phosphofructokinase, with amino-acid sequence MKKIAILTSGGDAPGMNAAIRGILRMAIFLNLEVCGVYQGYQGLLEEEFINMTSFMAGGIIHRGGTILKTARCALFTSDSIQKKAVGILKARHVDGVIVIGGDGSLKGAAALSRQGIPTITIPATIDNDMAGTEETIGFDTAVNTVLYAVRKIRDTAASHNRAAIIEVMGRHSGHIALAAGLSSGAEYILVPEIPYRKDALAHSLLSQMKLKRTNSIIICAEGAAHGPELATWLKEHTNIDVCVTNLGYIQRGGEPSSRDSLLGSLFGAKAVEYLFKQEWVHHMVGVIKNQVVFTPYEEIEGHTKEFNAELYKLASLLADREPIDKI; translated from the coding sequence ATGAAGAAGATTGCCATATTAACAAGTGGTGGGGATGCTCCCGGAATGAATGCTGCTATACGAGGTATACTTCGTATGGCAATATTTTTGAATCTGGAAGTATGTGGAGTCTATCAAGGTTATCAAGGTCTTTTGGAAGAAGAGTTTATAAATATGACTTCTTTTATGGCAGGTGGAATTATTCATCGGGGAGGTACTATTTTAAAGACGGCTCGATGTGCTCTGTTTACCAGTGACTCTATACAAAAGAAGGCTGTCGGTATTTTAAAGGCACGTCATGTTGATGGTGTGATTGTGATTGGTGGCGATGGTTCCTTGAAAGGGGCAGCTGCTTTATCTAGACAAGGAATTCCCACTATAACAATTCCGGCTACTATTGATAATGATATGGCAGGAACAGAAGAAACCATCGGATTTGATACGGCAGTTAATACGGTACTTTATGCTGTACGTAAAATAAGAGACACGGCAGCTTCTCATAATCGTGCAGCTATTATTGAAGTTATGGGGAGGCATTCAGGTCATATTGCGTTGGCAGCGGGACTCTCTTCCGGGGCGGAATATATTTTAGTACCGGAAATACCTTACCGGAAAGATGCATTGGCACATAGCTTATTATCACAAATGAAATTAAAACGTACTAATAGTATTATCATTTGTGCAGAAGGGGCAGCACATGGACCGGAATTGGCAACTTGGTTAAAAGAACATACAAATATTGATGTTTGTGTTACTAATTTGGGGTATATACAACGTGGTGGAGAACCAAGTTCTCGAGATTCTTTATTAGGCAGTTTATTTGGAGCAAAAGCGGTAGAGTATTTGTTTAAACAGGAATGGGTACATCATATGGTAGGCGTTATAAAAAACCAAGTAGTTTTTACTCCTTATGAAGAGATAGAAGGTCATACCAAAGAATTTAATGCAGAGTTATATAAATTGGCATCGTTGCTAGCTGATAGAGAACCTATTGACAAAATATAA
- the rpmH gene encoding 50S ribosomal protein L34: MAKGKMTYQPNNLWRKRTHGFRARMKTRAGRIVLKRRRAKGRKVLSA, translated from the coding sequence ATGGCAAAAGGTAAGATGACGTATCAACCAAATAATCTTTGGCGCAAACGTACCCATGGATTCCGTGCACGTATGAAGACTCGTGCTGGTCGTATTGTGCTCAAAAGAAGAAGAGCTAAGGGTAGAAAAGTATTAAGTGCTTAA
- the rnpA gene encoding ribonuclease P protein component: MLNLEERKEDRRYTLDRSFRIRQSREYRKIYSRGKRFSNRAALMYVAKAKNKPVRIGFVATKHIGHAFARNRAKRLMKEVYRLHRHELVSGYELIMLAGSFLTRASFYEAEKAILALWRKAGLMENKR; the protein is encoded by the coding sequence GTGCTTAATTTAGAAGAGCGGAAAGAAGATAGGCGGTACACGCTTGATCGTTCTTTTCGTATCCGGCAAAGCAGGGAGTATAGAAAAATATACTCTCGTGGTAAAAGGTTTAGTAACCGAGCAGCGCTTATGTATGTGGCGAAAGCAAAAAATAAGCCTGTCCGTATTGGCTTTGTAGCTACTAAACATATTGGTCATGCTTTTGCAAGAAATCGTGCCAAACGTTTGATGAAGGAAGTGTACCGTCTTCATCGGCATGAACTTGTTTCCGGCTATGAACTTATAATGCTCGCCGGCTCTTTTTTAACAAGAGCTTCTTTTTATGAAGCGGAAAAAGCCATTTTGGCATTATGGCGCAAAGCCGGGCTGATGGAGAATAAAAGATGA
- a CDS encoding YidC/Oxa1 family membrane protein insertase, with amino-acid sequence MSNFQIPVLSTFVGWLAGLMASAVQFFYNMTESFGYPSYGIAIIMLTLAIKFMLLPLALKQIKSMKGMQEIQPKIQALQRKYKNDRTKLSMEMQKLYREHNISPLAGCLPLLIQMPFLISIFYALQSFHYEEAHQSFLWLSSLADKDPTYILPVLSALTTWAISSQTQPKNVEGSQKVMTYFMPLFIGYISINFPSGLVIYWVVSNLFQFVQQTIVFHQDKGLRSVINNESRNKKGVVTVRSEEADKKK; translated from the coding sequence ATGAGTAATTTTCAGATCCCCGTACTTAGTACATTTGTTGGATGGTTAGCCGGATTGATGGCAAGTGCCGTTCAATTTTTTTACAATATGACAGAATCTTTTGGCTATCCAAGCTACGGAATAGCCATTATTATGTTGACATTAGCAATTAAATTTATGCTGCTACCTCTTGCACTTAAACAAATTAAGTCGATGAAAGGTATGCAAGAAATTCAACCTAAGATTCAGGCTTTACAAAGGAAATATAAAAATGATAGAACTAAGCTGTCAATGGAAATGCAAAAACTTTATAGAGAACATAATATTTCTCCATTGGCAGGTTGTTTACCTTTGTTAATTCAAATGCCATTTTTAATCTCTATATTTTATGCATTACAAAGTTTTCATTATGAAGAAGCACATCAGAGTTTTCTTTGGTTATCCAGTTTAGCCGATAAAGATCCCACTTATATATTGCCGGTATTATCTGCTTTAACTACTTGGGCAATTTCTTCACAAACACAGCCTAAAAATGTAGAAGGCTCACAAAAAGTAATGACTTATTTCATGCCTTTGTTTATTGGGTATATTTCTATTAATTTTCCTAGTGGACTAGTTATTTATTGGGTAGTAAGTAACTTATTCCAATTTGTACAGCAGACCATTGTTTTTCATCAAGATAAAGGACTTCGTTCTGTGATAAATAATGAATCCAGAAATAAGAAGGGCGTGGTAACAGTTCGTTCTGAAGAAGCAGATAAGAAAAAATAG
- the jag gene encoding RNA-binding cell elongation regulator Jag/EloR: MKTVRITAKSVEEAIAQGLQELDATREQAVVRIIEEPSSGLFGLLRKKQAVVEVSVPEDAVNSISEEAARVVSEAFHRIDAIKKKEILPGEKIQGIEVTVGPEVSTEPDTEMEEIEEHVDTVVETEEQIPVRHKREEFAFSAEEQNETAEAARTFLMNVFHAMDIDITIEKMLSKEHILLTLHGERLGLLIGKRGQTLEALQYLTNLAAGKLYHHNYFVMLDIENYRERRRQTLENLAARCAAKAKRTGQPVRLEPMSAGERRIIHMALKEDRLISTDSEGETPYRYVVIKLK, translated from the coding sequence ATGAAAACGGTAAGAATTACAGCTAAGAGTGTAGAAGAAGCGATAGCACAAGGCTTGCAAGAATTAGATGCAACTCGTGAACAAGCTGTTGTACGTATCATTGAGGAGCCTTCAAGCGGTTTGTTTGGTTTGCTTCGCAAAAAGCAAGCAGTAGTAGAAGTGTCTGTTCCGGAAGATGCGGTAAACAGTATTTCAGAAGAGGCTGCTAGAGTAGTGAGCGAAGCTTTTCATCGTATAGATGCTATCAAAAAAAAGGAAATACTTCCCGGGGAAAAAATTCAAGGTATAGAAGTGACGGTCGGACCGGAAGTATCAACTGAACCGGATACCGAAATGGAAGAGATAGAAGAGCATGTGGACACCGTTGTAGAAACGGAAGAACAAATACCGGTTCGGCATAAGCGTGAAGAATTTGCTTTTTCAGCAGAAGAGCAAAATGAAACAGCAGAAGCAGCACGTACCTTCTTAATGAATGTTTTCCATGCTATGGATATAGATATAACTATTGAAAAAATGTTGTCTAAGGAACATATATTGCTTACTCTTCATGGGGAACGTCTAGGTCTTTTAATTGGAAAGCGTGGACAAACATTGGAAGCATTGCAATATTTAACTAATTTGGCTGCAGGTAAGTTATATCATCATAATTATTTTGTTATGCTTGATATTGAAAATTATAGAGAACGTCGTAGACAAACTTTAGAAAATTTAGCAGCACGTTGTGCAGCTAAAGCTAAACGTACAGGACAGCCGGTACGTTTAGAGCCGATGTCTGCCGGCGAACGTAGGATTATTCATATGGCACTGAAAGAGGACCGCTTAATTAGTACGGATAGCGAGGGAGAAACACCTTATCGCTATGTTGTGATTAAGTTGAAATAG